A region from the Pelobates fuscus isolate aPelFus1 chromosome 3, aPelFus1.pri, whole genome shotgun sequence genome encodes:
- the C3H2orf68 gene encoding UPF0561 protein C2orf68 homolog, whose amino-acid sequence MEEDAETRGRAGPGGRLDMSHGFVHHIRRNQIARDDYDKEVKQAQQKQKKRYVPGPSRPKKPDLQVYHPRPRGESQPVCGLEDDGSSDGDNGTDNEHARAELFCLEFEADGGKITSIIVYEDDDAEQVATKISNQNHLENRMKEALRQRIQEEISKRRVQR is encoded by the exons ATGGAAGAGGATGCGGAGACTCGGGGCAGAGCGGGACCTGGCGGCAGGCTGGATATGAGCCATGGCTTTGTACACCATATCCGGAGAAACCAGATAGCCAG AGATGATTATGACAAGGAAGTGAAACAAGCCCAGCAGAAGCAAAAGAAAAGATATGTTCCAGGACCTTCTCGACCTAAGAAGCCTGACTTACAGGTCTACCATCCTCGCCCTCGAG GAGAATCCCAACCGGTTTGTGGTCTAGAAGATGATGGATCTAGTGATGGTGATAATGGTACAGATAATGAGCATGCCCGAGCGGAACTCTTCTGCTTGGAGTTTGAGGCAGATGGAGGAAAGATCACATCCATTATTGTATATGAG GATGATGATGCAGAGCAAGTGGCAACCAAAATCTCTAATCAGAATCATTTGGAGAACAGAATGAAGGAGGCCCTTAGACAACGTATCCAAGAGGAGATTTCCAAGAGAAGAGTGCAACGCTGA
- the USP39 gene encoding ubiquitin carboxyl-terminal hydrolase 39 — MNPEKRLKREPEEEEEIEEEVKHGRHEPEDRRSRHCPYLDTINRSVLDFDFEKLCSISLSHINVYACLVCGKYFQGRGLKSHAYIHSVQFSHHVFLNLHTLRFYCLPDNYKIIDSSLEDITYVLKPTFTKAQITNLDKQAKLSRAYDGTTYLPGIVGLNNIKANDYANSVLQALSNVPPLRNYFLEEENYRNIQRPPGDIMFLLVQRFGELMRKLWNPRNFKAHVSPHEMLQAVVLCSKKNFQITKQGDGVDFLSWFLNALNSALGGNKKKKTIVTDVFQGSMRIFTKKLPHPDLPAEEKEQLQNNEEYQETKLESPFMYLTLDLPTAPLYKDEKEQLIIPQVPLFSILAKFNGITEKEYKTYKENFLKRFQLTKLPPYLIFCIKRFTKNNFFVEKNPTIVNFPITNVDLREYLAEEFQSVHKNTTYDLIANVVHDGKPNEGSYRIHVLHHGTGKWYELQDLQVTDILPQMITLSEAYIQIWKRREDGEKNQQGA, encoded by the exons ATGAACCCTGAGAAACGGCTAAAACGGGAAccggaggaagaggaggagatagaGGAGGAAG taaaacacgGCCGGCATGAGCCTGAGGATCGTCGTAGTAGGCATTGCCCATACCTGGACACAATCAATAG GAGCGTCTTGGATTTTGATTTCGAAAAGCTGTGTTCCATTTCTCTTTCTCACATCAATGTATATGCCTGCCTGGTGTGTGGAAAATACTTCCAGG GTCGAGGGTTGAAATCTCATGCTTATATACATAGTGTTCAGTTCAGTCACCATGTTTTCCTCAACTTGCACACGCTGAGGTTTTACTGCCTTCCGGATAACTATAAGATCATAGATTCATCTCTGGAAGATATTACG TATGTGCTGAAACCAACGTTCACAAAAGCTCAAATCACTAACTTGGACAAACAGGCCAAGCTTTCCCGAGCATATGATGGCACCACTTACCTCCCAGGAATTGTGGGGCTGAATAACATCAAAGCTAACGACTATGCCAATTCTGTATTACAG GCTCTCTCCAATGTTCCTCCTTTGAGAAATTATTTCCTTGAGGAGGAGAATTACCGTAATATCCAGCGTCCCCCTGGGGACATCATGTTCCTTTTGGTGCAGAGATTTGGGGAACTTATGCGCAAATTGTGGAACCCTAGGAATTTTAAAGCTCACGTATCCCCACATGAAATGTTACAGGCCGTAGTTCTTTGTAGCAAAAAGAATTTCCAGATCACAAAGCAAG GGGACGGAGTGGATTTTTTGTCCTGGTTCCTAAATGCTCTAAACTCTGCTCTTGGGGGcaacaagaaaaagaaaa CTATTGTAACCGATGTCTTCCAAGGATCCATGAGGATATTCACCAAAAAGCTCCCACACCCAGATTTG CCAGCAGAAGAGAAGGAACAGCTGCAGAACAACGAGGAATATCAGGAAACTAAGCTGGAGTCTCCCTTCATGTACTTGACTTTGGACCTTCCTACTGCCCCCCTCTACAAGGATGAGAAAGAACAGCTCATTATTCCACAGGTTCCTCTCTTCAGCATCCTGGCCAAGTTCAACGGCATAACTGAGAAG gaaTACAAGACCTATAAAGAAAATTTCCTCAAGCGTTTCCAGCTAACCAAGCTGCCTCCATATCTGATCTTTTGCATCAAGCGTTTTACGAAGAATAACTTTTTTGTGGAGAAGAATCCCACCATTGTGAACTTTCCCATCAC GAATGTGGATCTTCGAGAATACCTGGCAGAGGAATTTCAATCTGTGCACAAGAACACAACTTATGACCTTATTGCAAACGTAGTGCATGATGGGAAACCCAATGAGGGATCTTACCGTATCCACGTATTACACCAC GGCACCGGGAAGTGGTATGAGCTGCAGGATTTGCAAGTGACTGACATATTGCCACAGATGATCACTTTATCAGAGGCCTACATACAG ATCTGGAAGAGAAGGGAAGATGGAGAGAAGAACCAGCAGGGGGCGTGA